In Spirosoma aureum, a single genomic region encodes these proteins:
- a CDS encoding S41 family peptidase has protein sequence MKSSTIYSIKTIFLSLLAMLLVACNDLTVGPEPVNTPESNFDQLWQEFDRMYGQFAVKQIDWNAVYEKYRPLVKPQMTDNQLFDVIAQMLGELNDGHVWLVKPGPDYRRYDSGPNYPTNEFDLKVVKKYITDSHEIGTADGLNVLYGKLDGNIGYLYFVDLGQNPKFYERAVDETLAALADTKGIVIDVRNLAGGDDRSGQVVANRFASTRKLFMKTRFRNGPRHTDFTTAVDWYVEPAGTFRYAKPVVLLTNRITQSAGETFTLAMRQNANVTHIGDTTFGVFSDNPKRELPNGWIYALSSGDFRAADGKSYEGIGIEPKQRVVNPKDDLAAGHDVVLAKAIAMLSK, from the coding sequence ATGAAATCCTCGACGATATACTCCATAAAGACGATATTTTTAAGTTTGCTGGCAATGCTGTTGGTTGCCTGCAACGACCTGACGGTAGGCCCGGAGCCAGTCAATACGCCCGAATCAAATTTCGATCAACTCTGGCAGGAATTTGACCGGATGTATGGTCAGTTTGCCGTGAAACAGATAGACTGGAACGCTGTTTATGAAAAATATCGGCCGCTGGTAAAACCACAAATGACGGATAATCAGTTATTTGATGTGATTGCTCAGATGCTGGGTGAACTAAACGACGGCCATGTCTGGCTGGTAAAACCCGGTCCGGATTATCGACGTTACGATAGTGGCCCCAACTATCCAACCAATGAATTTGACCTGAAGGTCGTAAAGAAATACATAACAGATAGTCATGAAATCGGCACCGCTGATGGGCTTAACGTGCTCTATGGAAAACTAGACGGGAATATTGGTTATCTCTATTTCGTGGATTTGGGCCAGAACCCAAAATTCTATGAACGGGCTGTTGACGAAACGCTGGCTGCCCTGGCCGATACCAAAGGAATTGTTATCGACGTTCGGAATCTGGCCGGGGGTGATGATCGCTCAGGACAGGTGGTGGCCAACCGGTTTGCTTCTACCCGTAAGCTATTTATGAAAACCCGTTTTCGAAATGGACCAAGGCATACGGATTTTACAACAGCTGTTGACTGGTACGTGGAACCGGCTGGGACGTTTCGATATGCAAAACCGGTCGTGTTGCTGACCAATCGAATTACGCAAAGTGCGGGCGAGACATTTACACTGGCCATGCGCCAGAATGCCAATGTAACTCACATTGGCGACACCACATTTGGCGTTTTTTCTGATAACCCAAAACGGGAGCTACCTAATGGCTGGATTTATGCCCTTAGTTCTGGTGATTTCAGAGCGGCTGACGGCAAGAGCTACGAGGGCATCGGAATCGAACCGAAGCAACGAGTCGTCAATCCCAAAGACGATCTGGCTGCTGGCCACGATGTTGTGTTGGCGAAGGCAATAGCCATGTTGAGTAAGTAA
- a CDS encoding response regulator, with the protein MKSDNKWVALLDEDQDDFMILQQGINTWAPNLELHWFKSFTQFEQLLQTDMNLPSSIVLNGISPTGSEIDWIKRFKLDSRLAKIPIIILTEEYWEAQNQLYRAAGVFDYQPKPVSQSDLKHFIGRISDSITI; encoded by the coding sequence ATGAAATCCGATAACAAATGGGTAGCCCTGCTAGACGAAGATCAGGACGACTTTATGATACTTCAACAGGGAATAAATACGTGGGCTCCCAATCTGGAATTACATTGGTTTAAGTCGTTTACTCAATTTGAACAATTATTACAGACAGACATGAACTTACCGAGTTCCATTGTGCTAAATGGAATTTCACCTACTGGTTCAGAAATTGACTGGATCAAGCGATTTAAGCTTGACAGCCGTTTAGCTAAAATTCCAATCATCATTTTAACGGAAGAGTATTGGGAAGCCCAAAACCAGTTATACCGAGCAGCAGGTGTGTTCGATTATCAACCTAAGCCCGTTAGCCAAAGTGATCTGAAACACTTTATTGGCAGAATAAGCGATAGTATCACTATTTAG
- a CDS encoding phosphoribosyltransferase, with translation MRFKDRSDAGKVLAQLLARYDRKDNSLVLALPRGGVPVAYEVAIRLHCPLDVFIVRKLGFPTLPELAMGAIASGGLLVLNESLIRSKGISQEAIAQVVKVESQELVRREREYRAGKPSQIINGKTIFLIDDGLATGASMKAALLAVKQQNPTQLIIAVPVATEQSCDELRREADLVICARTPEPFYSVGYWYDDFSQTTDYEVHNLLQKATAIDLS, from the coding sequence ATGCGTTTTAAAGACCGAAGCGACGCCGGCAAGGTGTTAGCCCAACTGCTTGCCCGCTATGACCGAAAGGACAACAGCCTCGTATTGGCATTGCCACGCGGTGGTGTGCCGGTTGCCTATGAAGTTGCCATTCGACTCCATTGCCCGCTTGACGTTTTTATCGTCCGCAAACTGGGCTTCCCTACGCTGCCAGAGTTAGCTATGGGGGCCATTGCTTCGGGGGGCCTACTAGTTCTGAACGAATCGCTGATTCGATCAAAGGGTATTTCGCAGGAAGCGATTGCTCAGGTTGTTAAGGTAGAAAGTCAGGAATTAGTGCGTCGCGAACGCGAGTATCGTGCCGGTAAACCTTCACAAATCATAAACGGGAAAACAATTTTCCTGATCGATGATGGCTTGGCAACGGGTGCCAGTATGAAGGCTGCCCTACTAGCCGTCAAGCAGCAAAACCCAACTCAACTTATAATAGCCGTACCGGTAGCAACCGAACAATCCTGTGACGAATTAAGGCGCGAAGCCGACCTCGTTATCTGCGCCAGAACACCAGAACCATTCTATAGTGTAGGTTATTGGTACGATGATTTTTCGCAGACAACCGATTACGAAGTACATAATTTATTACAGAAAGCCACCGCTATTGACCTGAGCTAG